From a single Thermococcus sp. LS1 genomic region:
- a CDS encoding dual specificity protein phosphatase family protein: MPTERELDEVAKKFDAIVVLVEEFELPYSLEEWKKRGVEVLHSPIPDFMAPSIEQLFEILRWIEENTAEDKCVLIHCMGGSGRSGTVATAWLMYSQGLSLRKALSRVRSLKPSAVETREQIEVLEKLEELLRNR, translated from the coding sequence ATGCCGACGGAAAGAGAGCTGGACGAGGTAGCGAAGAAATTCGATGCCATCGTTGTCCTCGTCGAAGAGTTTGAGCTCCCCTATTCGCTGGAGGAATGGAAAAAGCGCGGAGTTGAGGTTCTTCACAGCCCGATTCCTGACTTCATGGCGCCGAGCATCGAACAGCTCTTTGAAATCCTCCGCTGGATTGAGGAAAACACTGCGGAAGACAAATGCGTTCTTATCCATTGTATGGGTGGCTCCGGCAGGAGCGGGACGGTGGCAACCGCGTGGCTGATGTACTCTCAAGGCCTGTCCCTTCGTAAAGCCCTTTCGAGGGTGCGCTCACTTAAACCAAGCGCCGTTGAGACTCGGGAGCAGATTGAAGTCCTGGAGAAGCTTGAGGAGCTCCTCAGAAACCGTTGA
- a CDS encoding MFS transporter, translating to MNLDSSELQGLNARLATAGNAVSLLAFPLAGFLAYRFEIKAMLLDALLLLLGALTLVPYLNVEVKRERINKVAEERPMGLNRKLVIGTLASVLLFNFALGSFRVFVFSSLRELGKGEVIYGLLQSLTTAGSLAAVVLLAYLARRKLAGLKRPLVVGMLLQSFALLPTGFPAMVALFPAVFLLGFGGEMLNVSFDSLMQRYISLETLGTLRGVFDALATLVIPLSQLAFAWLIGKGIETFNLSLGAFLIGVSATAFFALTTRDLPSD from the coding sequence ATGAACCTTGACTCTTCAGAGCTTCAGGGCCTCAACGCAAGGCTCGCAACCGCCGGAAATGCTGTCTCCCTCCTCGCTTTCCCGCTGGCCGGCTTCTTGGCCTATCGTTTTGAGATAAAGGCCATGCTCCTTGATGCACTGCTCCTTCTTCTCGGAGCGCTCACGCTGGTTCCGTATCTGAACGTTGAGGTAAAGAGGGAAAGGATTAACAAGGTAGCGGAAGAGAGGCCCATGGGCCTAAACAGAAAGCTCGTGATTGGAACCCTTGCCTCTGTGCTCCTCTTCAACTTCGCCCTCGGCTCCTTCAGGGTATTCGTCTTCTCATCTCTGAGGGAACTAGGAAAGGGGGAGGTCATCTACGGCCTCCTTCAGTCACTCACAACGGCCGGAAGCCTCGCGGCGGTGGTTTTACTGGCTTATTTGGCGCGAAGAAAGCTGGCTGGTTTAAAGCGACCACTTGTTGTAGGAATGCTCCTCCAGAGCTTCGCGTTACTCCCCACCGGATTTCCCGCCATGGTGGCCCTATTCCCTGCGGTCTTCCTGCTCGGCTTTGGCGGGGAAATGCTCAACGTATCATTTGATAGCCTTATGCAAAGATATATCTCGCTTGAGACCCTTGGAACTCTGAGGGGAGTTTTTGACGCACTCGCGACGCTGGTGATTCCACTCTCGCAGTTGGCCTTTGCGTGGCTGATAGGGAAGGGTATTGAAACGTTTAACCTCTCCCTAGGGGCTTTCCTTATTGGAGTCTCCGCCACTGCCTTCTTTGCCCTCACCACGAGAGACCTTCCGTCAGATTGA
- a CDS encoding class I SAM-dependent methyltransferase: MEWDFDSWAESYDEDVMRNDWIHTDYEEVLRLVAEKAKGVVVDIGCGTGNILRFLKCERYIGVEPSRGMRVKFRGKHGFEPLDGHFLRIPLPNGTADAVISTYAFHHVPDEEKEAALKEMLRILKPGGRIIIGDVMFESEEEKRRIGGEDGITDEIEDEYFATLEHLREICEKFDLRYRFERVNRYIWIAELLLTPDRKG; this comes from the coding sequence TTGGAGTGGGACTTTGACAGCTGGGCGGAAAGTTATGATGAGGACGTTATGAGAAACGACTGGATACATACAGATTACGAGGAAGTTTTAAGGCTGGTCGCTGAGAAGGCTAAAGGCGTAGTTGTGGACATCGGTTGTGGCACTGGGAACATCCTGCGCTTTCTCAAATGCGAGCGCTATATAGGGGTTGAGCCATCTCGCGGGATGCGGGTGAAGTTCAGGGGAAAACACGGCTTTGAGCCCCTCGATGGGCACTTTCTCAGGATCCCCCTGCCGAACGGAACGGCCGATGCTGTGATAAGCACTTATGCCTTCCACCACGTGCCCGACGAGGAAAAAGAAGCCGCGCTGAAAGAGATGCTCAGAATCCTGAAACCGGGCGGGAGGATCATTATAGGAGACGTCATGTTTGAGTCCGAAGAGGAGAAAAGAAGGATTGGTGGGGAGGACGGAATAACCGATGAGATAGAGGACGAGTACTTCGCAACCTTAGAGCACCTGCGGGAAATCTGCGAAAAGTTTGACCTCCGATACCGGTTCGAGAGGGTAAATAGATACATCTGGATTGCGGAGTTGTTGCTCACCCCTGACCGGAAAGGCTAA
- a CDS encoding GNAT family N-acetyltransferase, protein MRPIILKGEKVSLGVILREDIPKIWEWNNDREVTKTLADPSDVSTLEEWMKWYENLTTKKLTKRAFAILNEEGKIVGTVIVSRIDFRNGTAEIGYFLGKEHWNRGYGSEAVELTLKYCFRYMNLRKVFARTYENNAASIRILEKNGFKLVGKLRKHAWTPDGYVDILLYDIMKEEWKDAADSDR, encoded by the coding sequence ATGCGCCCGATAATACTGAAAGGTGAGAAAGTCTCTCTGGGCGTAATCCTCCGAGAAGACATTCCGAAAATCTGGGAATGGAACAATGACAGAGAAGTTACCAAGACTCTCGCCGACCCCTCAGATGTTTCGACGCTTGAAGAGTGGATGAAGTGGTACGAGAATCTGACAACCAAAAAGTTAACCAAAAGGGCCTTTGCAATACTCAACGAGGAGGGCAAAATCGTTGGGACAGTCATCGTGAGCAGAATAGACTTCAGGAACGGAACGGCAGAGATAGGATACTTTCTTGGAAAAGAGCACTGGAACCGGGGTTATGGGAGCGAGGCAGTAGAACTAACCTTAAAGTACTGCTTTCGCTACATGAATCTGCGCAAGGTCTTTGCGAGAACCTATGAAAACAATGCTGCCTCAATAAGGATTCTTGAGAAGAACGGCTTCAAGCTGGTGGGAAAGTTAAGGAAGCATGCGTGGACACCAGATGGATATGTTGACATTTTGCTCTATGACATAATGAAGGAGGAGTGGAAGGATGCGGCGGATTCTGACCGCTGA
- a CDS encoding 6-hydroxymethylpterin diphosphokinase MptE-like protein: MEWSEWEPFYLRIIREMGYSIEKDREAAQILRALLLEGDEYILKEELGAIIDKKVYIFGAGPSLEEALKEFDFSDGTLIAADGATSALLEFGLVPDIVVTDLDGRISDLKIANDRGAFMVIHAHGDNIDKMSVYVPIFKRILGTCQTEPLDIVYNFGGFTDGDRAAFLAEALGAEEVVLVGFDFGETVGRWSKPDLKEHSPVWESKRKKFTFAKELLDWLAKNGKAKIIRFSVSGGGG, translated from the coding sequence ATGGAGTGGAGCGAGTGGGAGCCATTCTACCTGAGAATCATTCGGGAGATGGGATATTCCATTGAGAAGGACCGCGAAGCAGCCCAGATACTCCGTGCACTTCTTCTTGAGGGAGATGAGTACATCCTGAAGGAGGAACTCGGGGCGATTATCGATAAAAAGGTCTATATCTTTGGCGCCGGTCCGAGCCTCGAGGAGGCCTTAAAGGAGTTTGACTTCTCCGATGGGACGCTCATAGCGGCCGATGGGGCAACTTCCGCACTGCTTGAGTTCGGCTTGGTTCCAGACATTGTCGTCACTGACCTCGATGGGAGGATCTCTGACTTGAAGATAGCCAACGATAGGGGGGCATTTATGGTAATCCACGCCCACGGAGACAACATCGATAAGATGAGTGTTTACGTGCCCATTTTCAAGCGAATCCTCGGAACGTGTCAGACCGAACCTCTGGACATCGTCTACAACTTCGGTGGCTTCACCGACGGTGACAGGGCGGCTTTTCTGGCTGAGGCCTTGGGGGCCGAGGAGGTAGTCCTGGTCGGCTTTGATTTCGGTGAAACGGTCGGCAGATGGAGCAAACCTGATCTGAAGGAGCACTCGCCGGTGTGGGAGAGCAAGCGAAAGAAGTTCACCTTTGCGAAGGAGCTGCTGGACTGGTTGGCCAAAAATGGAAAAGCGAAGATTATCCGGTTCTCCGTCTCAGGTGGGGGAGGATAA
- a CDS encoding Mut7-C RNAse domain-containing protein encodes MRFIADMMLGRLARWLRLYGYDTLYGIENDNEILRIALEEGRIILTRDFGLAGVAKRLGAEVILIHSNSLEGQVKELKEHGLEFKELLPANARCPKCNGLIRSIQKEKIRDKVPSSVHAKYDEFYICESCGQIYWPGRQWKEMLKIDGRLRRI; translated from the coding sequence ATGAGGTTCATCGCCGACATGATGCTCGGTCGTTTGGCCCGCTGGTTGAGGCTCTACGGCTACGATACACTCTACGGAATCGAGAATGACAATGAGATACTCAGGATTGCCTTGGAGGAGGGGCGTATAATACTCACGAGAGATTTCGGTTTGGCCGGAGTGGCGAAAAGGCTCGGCGCAGAAGTGATTCTTATCCACTCAAACTCACTTGAGGGGCAGGTTAAGGAGCTCAAGGAGCATGGGCTGGAGTTCAAAGAGCTCCTTCCCGCCAACGCGAGATGCCCGAAGTGCAACGGGCTAATAAGGTCGATTCAGAAAGAGAAAATCAGAGACAAAGTTCCGTCGAGCGTTCACGCGAAGTACGACGAGTTCTATATCTGCGAGAGCTGTGGTCAGATATACTGGCCGGGAAGGCAGTGGAAGGAGATGCTGAAAATCGACGGAAGGCTGAGGAGGATTTAA
- a CDS encoding CPBP family intramembrane glutamic endopeptidase has protein sequence MNSLAVFILAFALWLSKGLYLRPIVERLSMRTNEIAAYWTVVSIFDVVLAIFVTLLCPNVYFLRWSFPVRDFLILFAFAVLSFLPAIGEFHRFLNPQSKEEREMVELIRKASFIQLAVLQIISAVLPEELVFRYVFLGLLSLWNPFAGLIAVSIFFGLSHKFSHPERGCGMLVSNVLTGFVLSLGYLYTKSVLVVMAIHWLGNMIPWALIKYERARKTLTAAIVLLAVVPPIAFWDELRTVWDYLKGIYSPDGLLWGVAIGGAMPIMAYAGVKLRKKNSTKASE, from the coding sequence ATGAATTCTCTTGCGGTCTTCATCTTGGCGTTCGCCCTCTGGCTCTCCAAGGGGCTCTACCTGCGCCCCATAGTAGAACGCCTGAGCATGCGGACGAACGAAATAGCCGCTTACTGGACTGTTGTCTCGATCTTTGACGTAGTCCTCGCAATTTTCGTGACACTCCTCTGTCCAAATGTTTACTTCCTCCGCTGGAGCTTTCCGGTCAGGGACTTCCTAATCCTGTTCGCCTTCGCCGTTCTCAGCTTTCTACCTGCCATTGGGGAGTTTCATCGCTTTCTCAACCCGCAGTCCAAAGAAGAGAGGGAAATGGTGGAGCTAATCCGGAAGGCGAGCTTTATCCAGCTTGCGGTTCTTCAAATCATAAGCGCCGTCCTCCCTGAGGAGCTCGTCTTCCGGTACGTCTTCTTAGGCCTCCTCTCGCTCTGGAATCCCTTTGCGGGCCTAATCGCTGTCTCCATCTTCTTCGGTCTCAGCCACAAGTTCTCCCATCCGGAGAGGGGCTGTGGGATGCTCGTTTCCAACGTCCTCACGGGCTTCGTGCTGAGCCTTGGCTATCTCTACACAAAAAGCGTGCTCGTTGTCATGGCGATCCACTGGCTCGGCAACATGATTCCATGGGCGCTGATAAAGTATGAAAGGGCGAGAAAAACGCTCACTGCGGCGATTGTTCTTCTCGCTGTGGTGCCGCCAATTGCTTTCTGGGACGAACTCAGGACAGTCTGGGACTACCTCAAGGGAATTTACTCGCCAGATGGTCTGCTGTGGGGCGTTGCCATAGGTGGAGCGATGCCTATCATGGCTTACGCAGGAGTTAAGTTGAGAAAGAAAAATAGCACTAAAGCCTCTGAATGA
- a CDS encoding carbon-nitrogen hydrolase family protein yields MKVALIPMRVEVGNFEANWREFKKRFKEALEHGPDFVVFPEYYLMGFREWDFSGAELYNEIVRRVSTLARKYGVYVIFGLLEPYKNCTYNSALLIGRDGRVLLKHRKFQEPMEFCTGNTVKTAQTEFGKVAIIICGDLYNKRIVKWIRRKRPDYIFVPMEYSPEGGEIAVEDIEAMSERVRLLGVRTFIVNAHSPGGAWVFEGNGELLAQSRGEEILIYELGKG; encoded by the coding sequence ATGAAGGTAGCTCTAATCCCGATGCGCGTTGAAGTTGGAAACTTCGAGGCCAACTGGCGGGAGTTTAAGAAACGCTTTAAGGAGGCCCTGGAGCACGGTCCCGACTTTGTAGTCTTCCCCGAGTACTACCTTATGGGTTTTCGAGAGTGGGACTTCAGTGGGGCGGAGCTTTACAATGAGATCGTCAGAAGGGTAAGCACTCTTGCGAGGAAATACGGCGTCTACGTTATCTTTGGCCTCCTTGAGCCCTACAAGAACTGCACCTACAACTCTGCCCTGCTGATTGGCCGCGATGGGAGGGTTCTCCTCAAGCACCGCAAGTTCCAGGAGCCGATGGAGTTCTGCACCGGCAACACCGTGAAAACAGCTCAAACGGAGTTCGGCAAAGTTGCGATAATCATCTGCGGCGACCTCTACAACAAGAGGATAGTGAAGTGGATTCGGAGAAAAAGGCCTGACTACATCTTTGTGCCTATGGAGTACTCCCCAGAGGGTGGAGAAATCGCCGTGGAGGACATCGAAGCGATGTCTGAACGTGTTAGGCTTTTGGGGGTTAGGACGTTTATCGTTAACGCTCATTCGCCTGGTGGAGCATGGGTCTTTGAGGGGAACGGAGAGCTCCTAGCCCAGAGCCGTGGGGAAGAGATTTTGATCTACGAACTTGGAAAAGGATAG
- a CDS encoding GNAT family N-acetyltransferase, which produces MIVREALPEDRPFIEEIAKLTWEGEDYLARVFDEWLKDGGFYVLEMDGKVIGTAKLTLLPGKVGWLEGLRVHPDYRGRGYGWKLHYFMLQLGERLAREGRIDALEFATYFLNRESIAMAERTGFHVKAKFFVFGTKTENFELEEPERVEPTMSDLTLGLIPVGWRFVRRSEEALKWIKLNAELYDFNGFRFLAPKEGETFTPLDVGLATLKAMLPAMAWVAMERERESFDVMLPSGVKPLLPGLKRLGLLLWDETEEPNVLVFRKRLR; this is translated from the coding sequence ATGATTGTTCGAGAGGCACTGCCAGAGGACAGGCCGTTCATCGAGGAGATAGCGAAGCTGACGTGGGAAGGGGAAGACTACCTCGCGAGGGTCTTCGACGAGTGGCTTAAAGACGGCGGTTTTTACGTGCTCGAAATGGACGGAAAGGTAATCGGGACGGCAAAGCTAACCCTCCTGCCCGGAAAGGTCGGCTGGCTTGAGGGGCTGAGGGTTCATCCGGACTACAGGGGCAGGGGCTATGGGTGGAAGCTCCACTACTTTATGCTCCAGCTTGGCGAAAGGCTTGCGAGGGAAGGCAGGATTGATGCCCTTGAGTTCGCAACCTACTTCCTCAACCGCGAGAGCATTGCGATGGCTGAAAGAACCGGTTTTCACGTCAAAGCAAAGTTCTTCGTCTTTGGGACCAAAACGGAAAACTTTGAGCTGGAGGAGCCGGAGAGGGTAGAACCAACCATGAGTGACCTAACTTTAGGCCTCATTCCCGTTGGCTGGCGCTTCGTGAGGAGGAGCGAAGAGGCCTTAAAGTGGATTAAGCTCAACGCAGAGCTTTACGACTTCAACGGCTTCCGCTTCCTCGCTCCGAAGGAAGGGGAAACCTTCACGCCCCTCGACGTCGGTTTAGCCACGCTCAAGGCGATGCTTCCGGCGATGGCGTGGGTTGCAATGGAGAGAGAAAGAGAGAGCTTTGACGTAATGCTCCCGAGCGGGGTCAAACCGCTCCTGCCCGGCCTTAAAAGGCTTGGTCTCCTACTCTGGGACGAGACGGAGGAGCCAAACGTCCTGGTGTTTAGGAAGAGGCTCAGGTGA
- a CDS encoding MBL fold metallo-hydrolase, giving the protein MIVYFIGTGGSEGIPAHLCTCSSCNEARNFGFAQRKPSTVAIITENKKAVLFDVGTDIRDHLNVPLATIFLTHWHHDHIYGLYKLRWMALKTPLYAPEGHADALILNDPKNLQPNFIKPGDTLKIDTLKITALKLNHQVETLGYLIEEDGKSVAILYDTKGLPEETWKVLEKKAPLRLAIVDATYPPGFDDPYHNNVDEGAEIGLELTERTVLSHISHKNLPFLELTEYVRKRWGNKVLVAYDGMVFYV; this is encoded by the coding sequence ATGATAGTCTACTTTATCGGCACCGGCGGGAGCGAGGGAATTCCGGCTCACCTCTGCACCTGCTCCTCATGCAACGAGGCGAGGAACTTTGGCTTCGCCCAGAGGAAGCCCTCTACAGTGGCAATAATCACGGAGAACAAAAAAGCCGTCCTCTTCGACGTTGGAACGGACATAAGAGACCATCTCAACGTCCCCCTTGCGACCATTTTCCTGACACACTGGCACCACGACCACATCTACGGCCTCTACAAGCTACGCTGGATGGCACTGAAGACGCCCCTATACGCCCCGGAGGGACACGCGGATGCGCTGATACTCAACGACCCCAAAAACCTGCAACCGAACTTCATAAAGCCCGGCGATACTCTGAAAATCGACACGCTTAAGATCACTGCCCTAAAGCTCAATCACCAGGTCGAAACTCTCGGTTATTTAATCGAGGAGGACGGAAAGAGTGTTGCAATACTCTACGACACAAAGGGACTTCCAGAGGAGACGTGGAAGGTTCTGGAGAAAAAGGCCCCACTGAGGCTGGCCATCGTTGACGCCACTTATCCCCCAGGTTTCGATGATCCCTACCACAACAACGTTGATGAGGGCGCTGAAATCGGGCTTGAGCTTACCGAGAGAACCGTTCTCAGCCACATATCTCACAAAAACCTGCCCTTCCTCGAACTCACGGAGTACGTCCGCAAAAGATGGGGCAACAAAGTTCTGGTCGCATATGATGGAATGGTTTTCTACGTTTGA
- a CDS encoding nitroreductase family protein, which produces MRVFELAKRRKTVRQFLPDKPSLDAIMKALEAAKEAPSGMNAQPWRFVVIDDEWLKGRIRELCEEEEKKFYKKVSGDLMVWLTDKGFSPEKPFLSEAPYLILVFGHTKAPYWLQSTWIAVGYLLLALEELGLGTVTYTPPNPKPVEELLNAPRDYKLQVILPVGYPADPKPKYERKKLEEVVSFNGF; this is translated from the coding sequence ATGAGAGTTTTTGAGCTCGCAAAGCGGAGAAAGACTGTGAGGCAGTTCCTACCGGATAAACCATCACTTGATGCAATCATGAAAGCCCTCGAGGCTGCAAAGGAAGCTCCATCCGGAATGAACGCCCAACCATGGCGCTTTGTTGTAATAGACGACGAGTGGCTCAAGGGAAGGATAAGGGAGCTCTGCGAGGAAGAAGAGAAGAAGTTCTACAAGAAAGTCTCAGGAGATTTGATGGTCTGGCTCACCGATAAGGGCTTTTCGCCCGAGAAACCTTTCCTAAGCGAGGCTCCATACCTAATACTGGTCTTCGGCCACACAAAGGCCCCCTACTGGCTCCAATCAACGTGGATAGCAGTCGGATATCTTCTTTTAGCACTTGAAGAGCTGGGCCTCGGGACGGTAACATACACACCGCCCAACCCGAAGCCTGTCGAGGAACTTTTGAACGCCCCCAGAGACTACAAGCTTCAGGTCATCCTGCCCGTTGGATATCCGGCAGACCCGAAGCCGAAATATGAGAGGAAAAAGCTTGAGGAGGTAGTGAGCTTCAACGGTTTCTGA
- a CDS encoding M1 family metallopeptidase, with product MKYLSLNLVLDFETATIYGYAKIEFENPQRTVLLNKGLEVVNSSVPFAQSIKPLKGFEDFKVRAVELESSAGELSLEYRGKLESYAGVLPYLKDSVNPEYTLLRTDSLFYPVPSKANVQELIGKVSSSNFDAEIKLSGVSEGYAIGFGGEIKGNILKIRGTNRLDIAIAPFDVVERKNLRFFVLDVEGIEKTARLVERAFEFYSGLFGERDVFYTIIEIPDGYGGQAGKGYQLVEGRALRAEIPAGIYHELAHLWNPRATPEAHLSRFFDEAFANYLTALAIREIHGEDAFRRFMENLRRNYRAIVRKFPEAERLKPSEWGRLGLGELSYTKGALILHELHRKAGNFFYEILRRLVREERVDFEVFREIVKETTGLELDI from the coding sequence ATGAAATACCTTTCGTTGAACCTCGTGCTGGACTTCGAGACTGCCACAATTTATGGATATGCTAAAATAGAGTTTGAGAACCCCCAAAGAACCGTTCTCCTCAACAAAGGGCTTGAAGTTGTAAACTCTTCCGTTCCCTTCGCCCAGAGCATTAAACCACTTAAAGGATTTGAAGACTTTAAGGTTAGAGCTGTTGAGCTCGAAAGCTCGGCTGGAGAACTGTCCCTAGAATACCGCGGAAAGCTTGAGAGCTATGCTGGAGTTCTGCCATACCTCAAGGACAGCGTGAATCCCGAGTACACGCTCCTCCGCACGGATTCACTTTTCTATCCAGTCCCGAGCAAAGCCAACGTTCAGGAACTCATCGGGAAAGTCTCCTCCTCGAACTTCGATGCAGAGATAAAGCTCTCCGGAGTTTCAGAGGGATACGCAATAGGCTTCGGGGGCGAAATAAAGGGAAATATTCTGAAAATTAGAGGCACCAATAGGCTCGACATAGCCATCGCTCCCTTTGATGTCGTTGAGAGGAAAAACCTCCGCTTCTTCGTTCTCGACGTGGAAGGAATAGAAAAAACTGCAAGACTCGTCGAGAGAGCCTTTGAATTCTACTCAGGCCTCTTCGGTGAGAGAGACGTTTTTTATACCATCATCGAAATCCCTGACGGCTACGGTGGGCAGGCCGGCAAGGGTTACCAGCTGGTTGAGGGGAGAGCCCTAAGGGCTGAAATACCAGCTGGCATCTATCACGAACTCGCCCACCTATGGAATCCGAGGGCGACTCCGGAGGCCCATCTAAGCAGGTTCTTCGACGAGGCCTTTGCGAACTACCTGACGGCCCTCGCGATTAGGGAAATTCACGGGGAAGACGCCTTCAGGCGCTTCATGGAGAACCTGCGGAGGAATTACAGGGCAATAGTTAGGAAGTTCCCCGAGGCGGAAAGGCTCAAGCCCTCGGAGTGGGGAAGGCTTGGCCTCGGGGAGCTCTCCTACACGAAAGGAGCTTTGATTCTCCACGAACTCCACAGGAAGGCCGGCAATTTCTTCTATGAAATCCTGAGGAGGCTCGTTAGAGAGGAACGCGTTGACTTCGAGGTGTTTCGGGAGATTGTGAAGGAAACCACCGGGCTTGAGCTAGATATTTAG
- a CDS encoding ArsR family transcriptional regulator has product MPDDDLAREVQELKKALAELRESFNLVSQLAQAYLKLLNIYAQYGELSIDVAVPEVRGDPIAREIVRILFDLKRANVSQIARELKGRRGKASRNTVRAKLTELKELGIIIEVPGERGKTYSLSREVVRKWLEMIGMPIRLDQLNDY; this is encoded by the coding sequence ATGCCTGACGATGACCTTGCCAGGGAAGTCCAGGAGCTCAAGAAAGCCCTTGCCGAGCTCAGGGAGAGCTTCAACCTGGTCTCTCAACTGGCCCAGGCTTATCTCAAGCTGCTCAATATTTACGCTCAGTATGGGGAGCTGAGCATCGATGTGGCAGTCCCGGAGGTAAGGGGCGATCCCATAGCGAGGGAGATAGTGAGGATTCTCTTTGACCTCAAGCGCGCGAATGTGAGTCAGATAGCGCGCGAGCTCAAAGGCAGGCGTGGGAAGGCCTCCAGAAATACCGTGCGTGCAAAGCTGACTGAGCTTAAGGAGCTCGGCATCATCATCGAGGTTCCCGGCGAGAGGGGGAAGACCTACTCCCTCTCAAGGGAAGTGGTCAGGAAGTGGCTTGAAATGATCGGAATGCCGATTAGGCTTGACCAGCTTAATGATTACTGA
- a CDS encoding DUF2202 domain-containing protein, with amino-acid sequence MKKIYAFFLMGMFVLSVLAAGCVSTTETSTTSTESPTPTDTITIVTDLNGTVAVGDLQSYINSLPAAPLTEEEKAGLLYMVEEEKLAHDVYVKLYEKWGLPIFNNIAQSESTHVESVRLLLEKYNLTDPTANRGIGEFQNPDLQALYDQLIEMGMKSQIDALKVGALIEETDIVDLQERIAQTNKIDIITIYENLMMGSRNHLRSFVSTLKNYGVTYEPQVLSKEEYEEIINSPMETGGQSGPQGHGNSG; translated from the coding sequence ATGAAAAAGATTTACGCATTTTTCCTGATGGGGATGTTTGTATTGAGCGTTCTCGCAGCAGGGTGTGTCAGCACAACAGAGACTTCAACGACCTCCACAGAAAGCCCAACTCCAACGGACACGATAACAATAGTCACGGACTTAAACGGGACCGTTGCGGTGGGTGATTTACAGTCCTACATAAACTCCCTCCCAGCGGCACCACTGACGGAGGAGGAGAAAGCGGGCCTCCTCTACATGGTCGAAGAAGAAAAGCTGGCCCATGACGTCTACGTCAAGCTCTACGAGAAGTGGGGACTTCCCATCTTCAACAACATAGCCCAGAGCGAGAGCACCCACGTTGAATCTGTAAGACTGCTCCTCGAGAAGTACAACCTCACTGATCCGACGGCAAATAGGGGAATAGGCGAATTCCAGAATCCTGACCTCCAGGCACTGTACGACCAGCTCATCGAGATGGGCATGAAGAGCCAGATCGACGCCCTGAAAGTCGGAGCGCTCATAGAGGAGACAGACATAGTTGACCTCCAGGAGAGAATAGCCCAGACAAACAAGATAGACATCATAACCATCTATGAAAACCTCATGATGGGCTCAAGGAACCACCTAAGATCCTTCGTTAGCACCCTTAAGAACTACGGCGTAACCTACGAACCGCAGGTTCTCAGCAAGGAGGAGTACGAGGAGATCATCAACAGCCCGATGGAGACCGGTGGACAGAGCGGACCGCAGGGACACGGCAACAGCGGATGA